In Arcobacter sp. F155, the genomic window CTGCAACTGCGTTACTCATTTAGCAATCCTTACTTTTCCTAATCCACCATTTGGTCCAGATACTGAACCTTTTACAACTAATATACCAGTTTCTGCATCGAATGAAACAATATCATTTTTAACAGTTACATTTGTATTTCCGTATTGTCCTGGCATTTTCTTACCTGGTTGAACTCTACCTGGCCACTCTGCATTACCGATAGAACCAGTTCTTCTACCCATTCTGTGTCCGTGAGATGCTCTACCACCAGCGAAGTTCCATCTTTTAACTCCACCTTGGAAACCTCTACCTTTTGTTTTAAAAGTTGTTTTTAAAACAGCAGCTTCAGATAATCCAGAAACATCTAAGTCACCAGCTTCAGTATTTGCTACATTAATTGTTGCAAATCTATTAAACTCTTTGCTTAAACCATATTTTTTTTGTTGACCTTCAATAGCTTTGTTGAATTTCTTCCCTTTGCTATATGAAACAAGTGCTACACCTTCATTAACGTCACATACTTTAGTATCAAGAACTTTTAAAAGTGTAACTGGTGTTGCAGGAACTGTAACAGTTCTACTCATACCGATTTTTTCTACGATAAATTCCATTTATTACCCTTTCTTTATTATTCTTGACCCATTGATCTAACTTCAACATCAACTTCAGGAGCTAAGTCAAGTTTCATTAATGAATCTACAGTATCAGGAGTCGCTGCAATGATATCAATCATTCTTGAGTGTACTCTGATTTCGAATTGCTCTCTAGAATCCTTATTTACGTGAGGACCTTTAAGAACAGTGTATTTTCTGATCTTCGTTGGAAGAGGAATAGGACCTCTTAACTCAGCACCAGTTCTTTTAACAGCTTCAACAATTGAAGCAACACTTCTGTCTAAAACTCTATGATCATAAGCTTTAAGCTTTAATCTAATTTTTTCCATGTATTTTCCTTTAAAGAACTCGTTAGATATACCGAAAAAGGCACTCTAACCATTTTTATGGACGCGGATTATAACTTAATATTAGTTAAATGTCAAGTATTATGGGCTTTTGCCCTTTTATTTAATTAATTTATTTCCTTCTAAAAAGGATAAGTGTATATGTTTTAGTATACACTTTAAGTAAAGTCAAAGATATAGGCTACAGTTTGATTACAATAAAATATTGTATAATCTCAAAAAACTTTTAAGGAATATGTTTAATATGAAAAAACAGATTGTAGTTGGTGGATTTTCAAAAGAACAAAGAGAAAAAGAGTTAGAAAAGATAAGAGCTAAATACTCAAAAAAAGGTTACAAGTTTATTCATTATATAGATAATGGAGCTTTAAAGTCTGTTGCTGTATTTGAAGTAGATGAAGAAAAAGTAAGAAAAGAGAAGGCATTTAACCTAATACTTCTTGGTATATTTTTTATGGCTGTTGCAGCTATTATGTTCTACAAAGCTAGTGTGTAAGTTTAACTTACATACGTAGTTGGTATTTTAATCTTTACGCAAACTCCTTTGCCATTTTCACTCTCAATATTTTCTAAACTAATTTCACCATTTGTTAAAAGAGTTAATGAAACTTTAGCTAAATAAAGTCCTAGTCCTCTACCATTTAAGGATTTATCTGAATGGTATAAATCAAATACATTTGATAAGATATCTTTATCTATTCCACCTGCATTATCACATATCTTTATATTCAAAAAGTCATCATCTTGAAATGTTGTTATATCTATCTTTCTATTTTCAATGTCATTTTTATCAAACTGCTCATAAGAGTTTTTTAGAATACTTTCAAAAATATTTTTAAACTCATCATAGTCACTTTTGATAAAAACATTGTTTTGCATCTCAATTGAGATTTCATCCTCTATTATACTTTTTAGTAACTCTTTTAAAGAGAATTCTCTAATATCTTTTTTCTCTAAAAGATTATTAAACTTATTTATTGTTGAAGAAAGGTAGATATTCTCTTTTTCTATTTTCTCTAAATTGGCAATTAAAATTTCATCGGTAAGTTTGTTCATTTGTGAGTAAACTCTAATCTTACTTGTAATAGAACCTATTTTTGATAAGGGTTGTCTCCACTGGTGTGAAATCATAGAAACAGTTTTTGCAATAAGAATCTCTTTTGCTTGTTCTCTTATTTTCTCTTCTTTTTTTTCATTTTCAAGCTCTAAGAAGTATGGCTTTAAAACCTTATCAACATTCTCTTTTAGGACACTACAGTCAATAGGTTTTTTCATAAATAAATCAATACCTAATTTAATAGAATCAAGAAGATATTTTTCATCGCTAATTGCAGTAGTAAATATTATAGGTGTTTTTGTATTTACTTTTTTTATCTTTTCTACTAATTCAATACCATTCATCTTTGGCATATCAATATCAGAGATAACTATATCAATTTTATTATCTTTAAAATAATTGTAGGCGTCTGCACCATTAAAAAAGTTATATACCGTATAACCTAACTTTTGTAGTAAGCTCGTAATAGTATCATTTACAATCACATCATCTTCTACATACATTAAATTTATATTGTTTCCATTCATTATTACACCTCTTTATAATGAAAAGTATAATAAAAAATGGTATCGAAAAGGTACTATTAGAGTTTAATACTGATAAAATCCTGAAAATAAAAGTATGTCATCATTCTTTGCATTTGATTGGTCAAACTCTACTAAGTCACCAATTATATGCCCAATAGAAGGTGCAAAGGTCATTCCAAGCCATCCTAATCCCATAGCATATACTAAGTTTGAATAGTTCTCATCTCTTCCTATAAGAGGAATATCATTTGGAGTAAGAGGTCTAAAACCACTCCATGTAACTTCATCTTTCATTTCAAAAGGAATACTATACTCTTTGAAGTTTTTCTTTATACTATCTATTTGTTTTTGTACTACTTCTGGGTCATCACTTCCTAACTCTAGTTTTGAAGTAAGTCTTACATCATTGAATCTTGGAGTCATGACTATAAATAAATCGTTAAATAGTGTTGATGTTTTTGGTTTTAGCTCTTTTGGCATAGTGAAAGTTATACTATAACCTTTTGCAGGAGTTAGCATAAGTTCTTTATTACTTTTTTTAGCCAAATCAGTTTTGTACCCTGTTGACATAATAAAAGTCTCAGCCTCATAGAAGTTTCTATTTTGAGAATAGATATATTTTACTTTCTTGTTTTCATATTTTATATCTGTAATCTCTTCATTTAAAATAAACTCTACTCCTTCATCTTGTAAATACTTTTTAAGTCCTAGCATTAACTTTTTTGGATCTATTCGAGCATTTTTCTTAAATAAAATTGCTCCTTCTATTTTATCATTTGCAAAAGGCAGATACTCTTTAATCTTTGCATCATCAAAAATCTCAAACCTATCTTCTTCATCTATATAGTTGTATTTTTCGAGTTTTTCTTTATATGTATGTTTTTGAGTAAAGACTGATAACATTCCATCATGGTGAAAGTCAAAATCAATACCTTCTTTATAAACTAAATCTTTGTAGATATCAAGTGAGATTTGTCCATACTTTTCAAATAGCATCATTGTCTTTTTTGTACGAACTTCATTTGCACTTTGAACAAATCTATATAACCACTTATAAAGTTTTAAATCTAAGTTTGGATGAAAGATAGCAGGAGATTGCCCCTTTAACATAAGTTTTAAAGTGTTTGATACAACTCCAGGGTAACTTAATGGTGTTTTATCAAAAGAAGATAAAAGCCCTGCATTTCCAAAGGATGTTGCATTTTCAATAGTACCTTCGTCTATTACTGTAACTTGCCGTCCTCTTTTATGAAGATTGTAAGCACACATAAGTCCAACTATACCACCACCAATAACTATTACATCTTTTTTCATAGAAGTATCCTTTTAAATCCATATACTGAAATCATACAAAAGAAAAGTATATATTATAAAAAAAATTATATATAGTTTATTTTATTAAACATAGAATAATCTTTTGATTAGTCAGCTTTGTATTCTATTATTTTTACTATTATTGCAAAGGTTTTATATGAGTTTATTTTAGATATTTCTTTTAGTATTTGCTCTAAACTTTCATAAGAAATATTGTTTTGTGAAAAGATTTTATCAAGCTCTTTAATATCAAGATTAAAAGTATCACATACTTGCTTTAAAGTTTTTGGCTCCAAAGAATCAAGCAGTCTATCCATATCACTATCTAGTGTGACTTTCTTATTTTTTGAGAAAATATTAAAAAACTCTTGTGTTAATTTTTTTAGTTTTTTTCTTCTTATTAATATATGTATTAAAGTTACTACAAATAGAGCTATTCCTGCTACTTTATGTAAAAATATACTATTAACTGTGATTGAACCAATATAAAATTCATATGCAGTAAAGGAAAGTATAAACATAAGTACTATCAAAAAAATGATAGTAAGATACTTGTAGATAACTTCAAACATAAAGATTTATTTTTTTGCTGCTGTGAAGATAATTTCTACAAGAGTATTATGACTTGCCATATTTGCTTCAACACAAGCTCTTGCTGGCTTTTCATCTGAAACCCACTCGTTCCAAACTTCATTGAAAGCTTTGAAGTCCCTATAAATATCTTTTAGGCAAATCTCAGCTCTAAGTAAATGATGTTTATCTGTTCCTGCTTCTTTAAATCTCTCTTCTGCTATTTCTAAAGCTCTTTTAGCTTGAACTTTGATATCTAACTCTTTATCATCTGATACAATTCCTGCAAAATAGATAGTGCCATTGTGTTCTACTATTCTGCTCATTTTTTCGTTTATTATTTTTCTAGTAATCATTTTGTGTCCTGAAAATTTTTAATTGAAAGTATATCATCCTATGATAAAGTTAACCTAAGTATTGAACATATAAAGATATAATAGCCAAAATCAAAAAAGGGACAAAATGTCAGAAATAAAAAAAGAGTTATATTCAATTGTTCATGATACTATGATACCTGAAGTTGAAAGTTATGTTGAAGATTTACATAAAGTTATTGAGAAAAATGAACAAACAGATGATACACTAGAAGAAGTTAGAGATATGGAGTCTTTTTTAGTTGAGCTTCAAAATATTCTTTTAGCAATTGATGAAGAAAAGATGGATGAAGAACAAGCAAAAGAGATTTTAGAAAAAATTCAAACTATGATTGCTGAGCACAGCGAACACTAAAACTACTTTATAGTTTTAAAATAGACTTCTTCTGATATTATATCTTTGGGAGTCTCTACTCTGTCTATATAAACCTTACCTAATAAATGGTCATACTCATGTTGAAATATTCTTGCAACAAAATCCTCAAATACTACTTGTACCTTTTTATTATCTAATGTTGTGTATTCAACTTCAATTGTTTTATGTCTTGGAACCAAAGCTCTAATACCTGGAATACTTAAACACCCTTCCCAATCTTTTTCTATAGTTTCTGATTTATTTATGATTTTTGGATTAATAAGTACTTCATCTTCCATAAGAGGAGCATTTGGGTATCTGTCATTTGGGTGAGATGAGATTATAAGTATTTGATAGCTTTCAAAGATTTGAGGAGCAGCAAGGCCAACTCCCCTACTTGATTTTACACAATCAAGCATTTTCTTTATAATAGTCAATATCTCTTTTGAGTTTATATTTTCTACTTCTTTGGCTTTTTGTCTTAAAACTTTTTCACCAAGTTTTGCTATTGGGCACTCTTTTTTCTTGAAAAACATTTAGGTAACTTTTCTATATAATATTATAATATTTAAATACTTCTAGAGTTAATTCTTTTCTAAGATATAATCTTTTAAAATCACTAATTAAAAGATTAGTTGAAAAAAACCATGTATCTTTTGAAGTTTCAATATATCCTACATACCATCCATGTTTATTCTTAGGAGAAGTAGCCCAGCCTGTTTTTGCATGTAATATGTATTTGTTGTTTTTCTCTTCTATCATAATCTTTTTTACTAACTTTAAATGCTTACTCTTAAAAGGAAGTTTTTCAGTATATAATTTTTTAAGAAATTCTATTTGTTCATAAGACGAAATTTTGATATCTCCACTTAACCAAAAACTTGTAAGGTTATTACCCGTTTTCATATTTCCATATTTTAGTTTTATTAAATAATCATTATAGATATCTAGAGATAACTTACTTGCAAAATATTGATAACACCAAACACATGAATATTTAAAAGCCGTTTTCAAAGTTTGGTTTTTATTCCATACATCTAAAAACCTTTTTTTTCTATCCCAAAGAATAATCTCTTTTTCATCTTTAATTACTTTATTATCTAGTACAATCAATGAATTAGGTATTTTAAATGTAGATGCAGGTAATAATCGAGTATTTGCTCTTTTTGGATTAAATACATAACTTTTATTTGAGCTTAGTGATTGAATTACAATTGTACCTTTTACTTTGTTTTTCTTAAAAATTTTTTCTAAAGATAAATCATTATCAGCAAATATAAAATTGCAAAGAAATAATAAAAATATAAAAATTTTCATAGGAAATAGTTCTTAGAATTTTCTTTTAGTTTATTATATATCTCATCAAACTCGGCAGGATAAACCCTTGCTCCACCAACAGTTGAGATAAAGTTCGTATCACCTATCCATCTAGGAAGTACATGATAATGTACGTGCTGTTCTATACCAGCACCAGCAGCTTTACCAAGATTCATACCAATATTTACACCTTCACAAGGCATTACTTCTTTTAGTAGTTTTACTGCTTGTCTTGCTCTTTTAGAAACTCTTAGCCAAGTCTCTTCTTCTAACTCTTCTATTTTATCAGTATGAAAATATGGGATTACCATCATATGACCAGGAGAGTAAGGAAACTTATTCATAACTACATAGCAAAGTTCATCGTGAAAAAGAACTTGATATTTCTCTTCTTCTTTGTTTTTTGCTATATGACAGAATACACACCCTTCTATTTTTTCTTCACTAACATAAGAGTATCGCCAAGGTGCGTATAGGTGTTCCATTATATTTCTCCTTAAAAACTGTCCCAGTTTTTAAGGGACCTTTATTTTATCATCTACTTTTAGTAGGATTTGTAAAAAATCCTTAAAGTAGCAAACTCTAAAGAAAACAACGAGTTGTTTTTATATAAAGTTTGGTGCATCATTTGCAAAAAGGATTAAGTCACCCTCTTTTGTAACAGATGCTAAAGTATCTTCTAGTTTTGATTTATCTTTTAATACAAATACTTTGTCTTCATCAATATTAGAACTAAGTAATTGTGAGTTTAATTCTCCCGTAACTATCGCTAAATCAAACTTCTCATTTATCTCTTTTGCAAGTAAAATATTTGCTTCAGAAGTTGACTCAACTAATCCTGGAGTGATAATAACTTTTCTTCCCTCATGATTAGTACAAATATTTATAGCTTCTAGCATACCTTCTAAGTTTCCATTGAAACTATCGTCAATAATAATCTTTCCACCTGCTTCTATTTTTTGAAGCCTATGTTCTACTTGTGGTAAATCTTTTATTGCAAGTTTGATTTCATCAATAGTCATCCCAAGCTCATGGGCTACTAAAATAACTGCCGTAAGATTTATCGCATTAAAACTTCCAAGAACTGGAGCATGGAAATGTTGTTGTTCCCCATCAATTAAAATATCAAACCAAATACCATCAAGATTTGACATAGTTACATTTAGATTATCAGGGAATTTTGTAATCTCATCATAATCTTGTTTTAAAGGAACAGATTCATGTACAAAACCTCTTAGCATCTTTGGAGATTTTAGTATTTCCATTTTTGTATGAATAATATTTTCTATAGTTTTAAAATATTCGATATGTTGTTCTCCAACACTTCCTAAAATACAATATTGAGGTTCTAAGTACATAGTGATTTCTTCGATATCACCTTCTTGTCTAGCACCAGCTTCTGCAATATATATTTGTGTATCAAGAGGTAAGTCTCTATTTACATCTAGAACTATTCCAGCGATTGTATTTACTGACCTTGGAGTTTTATATACTTTGTATTTTCTTTTTAATACATGGTATAAATAGTTTTTAATAGAAGTTTTTCCATATGAAGCTGTAATAGCAATAGTTCTAAGCTGAGGAATAGTTTCTAGTCTTTGTTTGCCTTTATGTTTAAAAGAGATAAAAAACATCTTTTCCATTAAGTACGTAACGGCAAGTGTTAAGATAATAGGTACAAAAATAGCCGTTGCATGACAAGATTCACTTAAAATACAAAGTAAGTGAAGTGCAAAAGTTATAAATAAAAGTACCCCTAAAAATCTTTTAACTCTAGAAGTTAAAACTAAAGACCTATCAAGTTTTCTATTCCAAAGAACAAAACTAGTCATATAAATCAAATAAAAATAGATAGAAAAATATAAATCAGGTAAAAGATGAAAAAGTACAACTGGAGCAGCAAAGTATGTGATATGCCATTGCCATTTGTGGTGTTTAAATAAAACTCTTTCTAACTTATAGTTATACCATTGTAAGTTTGTGATTAAATACCAACCTAAAGACATGATTAGTAAAACATGAGTAAATATATAAAAGTATTCTAGTATTTCCATTATTTTAATCCATTTTCAATTTTTTCACAAATATCTTTTGCATGTTTTAAAAAGAAGTAGTGATCACCTTCGTAGGCTGTAAAACTACTATTTTTAATTAGCTCGTGAATTTTTTTCCCAGAAGGAAGAGTTGTAGCAGTATCTACTTTCCCCCAAAAAATCATAGCATTTTTTTCAAAAGAAGAAAAGATATAGCAGAAGTCTTCATCTACTACATTTTTAAAAGTCTCATACATTTCATGGCTCATTTGCTTTACATCATCACTTCTAAATGACTTCGTAACTTTTCTAAGTCCTAGTTTGTTAAAAATCTTTGCAAAGAAGATTTTTGTTTTAACATTGAAACTTTTCTCTTCTAAAATTCCAGCAGTACTTAGTAAGATAAGATTTTCAGGATTTATTAGTGTTGCAACTTTTCCACCAAATGAGTGTCCAGCTATTGCTACAACATTTGTATTTAAAGCTTCTAAAAACTTTTTTATAATAAGTGAGTAATCTTTTGTAGTAAGAACATAATCATTTGAACTTTTTCCAAAACCAGGCATATCAATATATATATGTCTAAAGTCTTGAAGCAAGTTACCAAATGCTTGTTTCATAATCTCTTTATTTGAACCCCAACCATGAAGAATAACTATATCCTTCTTTTGGCTAGGATTTACAATCTCATATGAGATACTAAATTTTCTGTCTTGTACTTCAATGCTTTTTAAAGCCAAATCTATTTACCTTTTGATGCTTGTATTTTGTTTACATATTCGTATGTTATTTTAATATCTTTTTGTTTTGGTAAAGATTTAGCTAATGTTGTTAATACATTATTAAAATCTTTAAATAAATAGTTTGCCATAGAACCAGGAATTGGATTTATCTCATTTAAATATACTTCCTCTTCTTGAACAAAGAAGTCACATCTAATAAGTGAACCATCAAAAGTATTGTTATAAATAGCTTTGAAAGACTCTTTTATTCTATCTTTAAGTTCTTCAGAAATATCAGCTTCTAAAGCAGCAGAAGTTCTAGCAAAGTCTAAATATTTTTTATCAAAATCTAAGAATTCAGCTTTTTGTGGTTCTTCAATGATTGAGAAAACAAATTCACCATTTACTTTAGTACCTGCTAAGTTATACTCCTTGATTCCTGCAATAAATGGTTCTACAATAATTGCTTCATCAAACTCAAAAGCTACATCAAGTGCGTAATCTAACTCTTCTTGAGTTTTTACAATTGAAACACCAATAGAACTACCTAAAGTAACTGGCTTGATAATCACAGGGAATGAGTGAACTTCTACTTTGTCATTTTTTGTGTAGTATTTATAATCAATAGCTTTTACACCGACACTGTGAGCATAACCTTTTGTTAAAAACTTATTAAAACTAACAGCACAAGCACCTTTTCTAGGTCCTATATAAGGAATATTTGCAAACTCAAATAAAGAAGCTAATAATCCATCTTCGCCATCACCACCGTGAGTTATATTTAAAACAGCATCAACTTCAAAAGGTTTTGTTCCAAACATAGCTTTCTTTGAGAAACCATCTTTTGAGAAGTTTAAAATATCACACTTTTTATACTCACCACTACTAAATAGTTTTGATTTTATTTTATCTGTTGGAATATGATAAAACTCTCTATTTGAATCACAAAAAATATAAACTAACTCTTCTTTTAAAACATCTTTCATAGCAATAGCAGAAACAATTGATATTTCATGCTCATATGACTTACCACCAAAAACTATTCCTAACTTCAATCTATCTCCTTTTAAATGTCCCATTTAAAAGGGACACATTTCATAATAACTACTTTTTAACAGGATTTATAAAAAATCCTTAAAAGTATCAAAATTCTAAAGAAAGCAACGAGTTGCTTTTACTATTATATTTTATTTTTGTAATTGCTTAAGTGCTTGTTTTACTAAATCACTTGTATTTGTACCTGTACACGCTTTAAGTGCTTTTGATACAACATCTTTTTTAAATCCTAAAGACTCTAAAGCAAGAGAAGCTTCAAGTGTTGCCTTTGAACCACCAACAGCTCCATCCTCATCATCTTCAACAATAAACCCTGATAACTCAACTAAAATTCTACTAGCACCTTTTGGACCAATACCTGGAACTCTTTTTAACATTGATACATCATTTTCACTAACAATTTGTGCAAAAGAACTTGGAGTAAAGGTAGAACAAATAGCAAGTGCTACTTTTGGACCCACTCCATTTATCTTGATAACTGTGTCAAATAATTTTTTTTCATTGGGGTCTAAAAAGCCATAAAGTGTTTGAGAATCTTCTCTAATAATGTGAGTTGTATGAAGCTTAACACGCTTATCTGTTACTTTTGAGCTACAATTTACTGAAACGAAAACCTCATAAATTAGACCATTTACATTAAGGTGTAAGTGGGTTGGCTCCTTTTTTTCAATGCTTCCTTCAATACCTACAATCATATTTTTCTTTCAAAATTTTAAATTTTCTTTTTGTTTTTATATACAATAAATAATATTCATTATATAATATTGAAGCTTAATATCAAGGTTGTTTTGATGATTGAATTAATTACAAAAAAAATAAGTAATAAAATAATAGTTTCTCTATTCATTTTAATGTCTCTTTCGAGTTTAATAGTAACATATATGACTACTGAACAAGTAAGAGCAGACTCCATTGCTACTACTAAAAAAAATCTTGACATGCTTAATACTGCAATGTTCCAAAGTCTAAGAAATGCGATGAATACAGGAGATCCTGCACAAATTAAAAAAGCAGAAGATGAAGCTGCTACTATTGATGGAGTTAAAGAGCTTGTAATTGCAAAAAGTCAACCTCTTATTGATATGTACGACCCAGGTGCAAAATTTACTACAGACCCAGATGTTTTAAAATCATTTAAAACAAAAGAAAATCAACTACTAGAAACTGATGATGCAGAAGGTCATAATCTAAGAATGATTAAGCCAATGATTGCAACACAAGAGTGTTTAATGTGTCATGCTAATCAAAAAGAAGGTGATGTAATTGGTATTATGGACCTTACATTCTCACTTGCAGAATCAGATGATAAAATTAGTACTTTAGTAATAGAAATCTTAATAGTATCTACAGTATTTGGCTGGATTACTATTGGTTTAATCTTTATAATTGTAAAAAGAGCAACAAAACCTATTGCTACACTTAAAAGCGGATTTGAAAACCTTCTTAAATCAAATGACCCAAGTATTAAACTTGATGTTGAATCAAAAGATGAGATTGGAGAAGTAGCGAATCTATTTAACTCTTATATGGATAAAGTAAGAGCAGGTCTAAAACAAGATGAAAAAGTTATTGAAGAAGCAAATGATATTTTAGAAAAAACGGGAAATGGTTTCTTTGTATACCAAGTAAACTCAACTGCATCTAACCCATATGTTGAAGATTTAAAAAATAAACTAAACTCAATGATTAATCATACAAAAGAGACTCTTGATAGAATCAATGATACTCTTAAAAACTACTCTGAGTCTAAATTTGATTATAAGATAAATGATAAAGGTATTTATGGTGACTTAGGTTCACTAGCTGCTGGAATTAAACTTGTAGGTAATAATACATCTGAGATTTTAGCGATGATTATGAATACTGGTGATTCACTTAAAGAGAGCACTCATACTTTATCAACTGCATCAAATCAGTTATCTACGTCATCAAATCAACAAGCCGCATCTTTAGAAGAAACAGCTGCTGCATTAGAACAAATTACTGCAAATATTAAAGGTAATACAGAAGCTTCTAATGAAATGTCTTCTTTAGCAGGATATGTAACAAAATCTGCACAAAATGGTCATAGCCTTGCAAATGAAACAGCTGTTGCTATGGATGATATCAATGCACAAGTTAGCTCTATTAACGAAGCTATTGAAGTTATTGACCAAATTGCTTTCCAAACAAATATCCTTTCACTAAATGCAGCTGTTGAAGCAGCTACTGCTGGTGAAGCAGGTAAAGGTTTTGCAGTTGTTGCAGGTGAAGTTAGAAACCTAGCTTCTAGATCAGCTGAAGCAGCAAAAGAGATTAAAGAGTTAGTTGAAAAAGCAACACAAAAAACAAATACTGGTAAACAAATCTCTGATAATATGATTACTGGATATGAAGAGTTAAATCAAAATATTAACTTAACTATTGAAAAGATTGAGCAAGTTGCAAATGCTTCTAAAGAGCAGGAAGCTGGAATCGTTCAAATCAATGATGCCGTTAACTTATTAGATAGAGCAACTCAAGAAAATGCACAAGTTGCTGACCAAATCTCTAAAATGTCAAATGATATTGCTAATATGTCAAACTCTCTTGTAACAGCAGCTTCAAGAGCAAGTTTCTTACAAGAAGCAAGAGAAGAAGTTTGTAATGTAGATTTAGTTTATGATACAGCTAAGTTAAAAGTAAATGTACTTGGTCTTAAAGATGATGTTTACTCAAAACTTGGTTCTTATGAAAAATGGACTACATCATCTTGTTATACTGTTTCTGATTGGATTAAAGAGTATTTAGAGATTAATCCAAGTTGTGACTATAGTGCAATTGAAGACCTTGAAAAACTAAATGTAAGTTTAAAAGGTAAACTTCAAGAACTAGTAGACGCAAATGCGGCTAAAGCAGATAATGAAGTTCTAAATGAAAAAGCTAAAGCTGTAGAAGTAGAGTCTTTAAGAATATTTGGAACACTAAATAGTCTGAAAAAAGAGGCTTGTAAGAATAATAAATAAAAAGGTTTAAAAACCTTTTTATTTTAGTTAGCTGTTTGCATACTTTTAATTAATGCTTCTAACTCATCATCAGAAACTACATCTGATGTTTCATCCCCCGATATATGTTTAGCAGAAGAAGCAATATTATACTCTTTTGAGTCAATATTGTTAGTTTCACAAACGTGATTTACAACTCTTTCTATTTTTTGTCTATGTAAGTCTTGATGCTGTAATAAACCAAAAGAATTAGAAATCAGTTCTTCAATTTTTTTAGCTTTATGTAATGGAAG contains:
- a CDS encoding D-alanine--D-alanine ligase; the protein is MKLGIVFGGKSYEHEISIVSAIAMKDVLKEELVYIFCDSNREFYHIPTDKIKSKLFSSGEYKKCDILNFSKDGFSKKAMFGTKPFEVDAVLNITHGGDGEDGLLASLFEFANIPYIGPRKGACAVSFNKFLTKGYAHSVGVKAIDYKYYTKNDKVEVHSFPVIIKPVTLGSSIGVSIVKTQEELDYALDVAFEFDEAIIVEPFIAGIKEYNLAGTKVNGEFVFSIIEEPQKAEFLDFDKKYLDFARTSAALEADISEELKDRIKESFKAIYNNTFDGSLIRCDFFVQEEEVYLNEINPIPGSMANYLFKDFNNVLTTLAKSLPKQKDIKITYEYVNKIQASKGK
- a CDS encoding UDP-N-acetylmuramoyl-tripeptide--D-alanyl-D-alanine ligase, whose protein sequence is MEILEYFYIFTHVLLIMSLGWYLITNLQWYNYKLERVLFKHHKWQWHITYFAAPVVLFHLLPDLYFSIYFYLIYMTSFVLWNRKLDRSLVLTSRVKRFLGVLLFITFALHLLCILSESCHATAIFVPIILTLAVTYLMEKMFFISFKHKGKQRLETIPQLRTIAITASYGKTSIKNYLYHVLKRKYKVYKTPRSVNTIAGIVLDVNRDLPLDTQIYIAEAGARQEGDIEEITMYLEPQYCILGSVGEQHIEYFKTIENIIHTKMEILKSPKMLRGFVHESVPLKQDYDEITKFPDNLNVTMSNLDGIWFDILIDGEQQHFHAPVLGSFNAINLTAVILVAHELGMTIDEIKLAIKDLPQVEHRLQKIEAGGKIIIDDSFNGNLEGMLEAINICTNHEGRKVIITPGLVESTSEANILLAKEINEKFDLAIVTGELNSQLLSSNIDEDKVFVLKDKSKLEDTLASVTKEGDLILFANDAPNFI
- a CDS encoding methyl-accepting chemotaxis protein, which produces MIELITKKISNKIIVSLFILMSLSSLIVTYMTTEQVRADSIATTKKNLDMLNTAMFQSLRNAMNTGDPAQIKKAEDEAATIDGVKELVIAKSQPLIDMYDPGAKFTTDPDVLKSFKTKENQLLETDDAEGHNLRMIKPMIATQECLMCHANQKEGDVIGIMDLTFSLAESDDKISTLVIEILIVSTVFGWITIGLIFIIVKRATKPIATLKSGFENLLKSNDPSIKLDVESKDEIGEVANLFNSYMDKVRAGLKQDEKVIEEANDILEKTGNGFFVYQVNSTASNPYVEDLKNKLNSMINHTKETLDRINDTLKNYSESKFDYKINDKGIYGDLGSLAAGIKLVGNNTSEILAMIMNTGDSLKESTHTLSTASNQLSTSSNQQAASLEETAAALEQITANIKGNTEASNEMSSLAGYVTKSAQNGHSLANETAVAMDDINAQVSSINEAIEVIDQIAFQTNILSLNAAVEAATAGEAGKGFAVVAGEVRNLASRSAEAAKEIKELVEKATQKTNTGKQISDNMITGYEELNQNINLTIEKIEQVANASKEQEAGIVQINDAVNLLDRATQENAQVADQISKMSNDIANMSNSLVTAASRASFLQEAREEVCNVDLVYDTAKLKVNVLGLKDDVYSKLGSYEKWTTSSCYTVSDWIKEYLEINPSCDYSAIEDLEKLNVSLKGKLQELVDANAAKADNEVLNEKAKAVEVESLRIFGTLNSLKKEACKNNK
- the ruvA gene encoding Holliday junction branch migration protein RuvA, which translates into the protein MIVGIEGSIEKKEPTHLHLNVNGLIYEVFVSVNCSSKVTDKRVKLHTTHIIREDSQTLYGFLDPNEKKLFDTVIKINGVGPKVALAICSTFTPSSFAQIVSENDVSMLKRVPGIGPKGASRILVELSGFIVEDDEDGAVGGSKATLEASLALESLGFKKDVVSKALKACTGTNTSDLVKQALKQLQK
- a CDS encoding alpha/beta fold hydrolase, whose amino-acid sequence is MALKSIEVQDRKFSISYEIVNPSQKKDIVILHGWGSNKEIMKQAFGNLLQDFRHIYIDMPGFGKSSNDYVLTTKDYSLIIKKFLEALNTNVVAIAGHSFGGKVATLINPENLILLSTAGILEEKSFNVKTKIFFAKIFNKLGLRKVTKSFRSDDVKQMSHEMYETFKNVVDEDFCYIFSSFEKNAMIFWGKVDTATTLPSGKKIHELIKNSSFTAYEGDHYFFLKHAKDICEKIENGLK